The genomic DNA ATGAAGCAATCGTTGGGTTATCTATTGCAATGCCACTGACCTCCAATGTCCCGGCTTTTTCTTTCAAATCTAACAGCCAAGCGCGTTCTGGTATTGCTTTAGCCATTTCATCCAGTATGTGAACGGGGCCGTGTTTCTTGGCTTTGAGTTTTGCAATCGTTACGAGTTTTTCTTGAAGCAATTTCTTGTTCTTTTCCAAATCTTCAACTCGTTTGGTGACTTTTTTTAGCTTTATGAGATCGAGTTCGAGAGTCGATTTTTTGTCGTTTATTTTGGCTAAACTATCAGATAAATCGCTATATAAGAATGTGCATGTGCCGAGCGACAGCAGAACGACTAATCCAAATGAAAGCAACTGTATGGCATAAATTCCGCTATAATCCGGTTTTTCGCCAAGTAGGTTTATATGGATCATATTATTTCCCCTGAAATTTTTTTTCGAATAGACTTAAATTATTATCTTATTCCACCGCATGAACTTTATCCCCTAAACGCCGCGACGCAAGCCCAATGCTTAGCGCCATGGATGGGCCAATTTCTGCTAAGTAGTCTCTGTCGAATTCTGGCCCGGTCGCAATGCGCTTAAACGTGTCGATTAGCTTGCAGTTAATTCCCACCTTGCTGTTTAGTTCTTCAATTAGGCCATGCACTAAACTTCCGCCACCACAAATGTAAATTGACTCTATAGACTTATCTGTTGCCGCGGCATTCCAGAAGAAACCAAGCTGTCGGTGTAATTCAGAGGCTACGTGTTCTGTCGTCCTCTCTATTGTTTCCGTAACCAAATGCTGATCTAGTCCACTTGGCAAGTTCCCCATTTTGGCCTGCTCAGCCTCTTCGGGTTTTAGATCAAGAGTCTCGCACAATGCGTTGGTATAGAGTTTCCCGCCCACAGATATGTCGCCGGTGAATATGGATTTTCCGTCCTGTAATAGATTTACCGAAGAGTAACGCGAGCCAATATTTAGAATCGCTATAGTGCCTTTCTCCTCTGGGTAATTCATCAGGAACATGTTTTCTAAGGCAAAGTAATCGACATCGGCTATGCTAAATTCCAAATCAGCTTGAGCGATAGTTTCGGCAAAACTGGAGATAATTTCATTTTTTACGGCAACGAGGAGCACTTCCATGCTGCTCTTGCCATTGGTCTTTAATATTTGATAATCCAAATGAATATCATTGATGTTGTGAGGTACGTAGTTGCGCGCTTCAAACTGAATGTTTTCTTCTAGTTCCTTTACGCTAGTACTCGATACAGTGATTTTCTTGGTAAACACACAGGGGCCAGGAATAGCAGTGACAACGCGCGTAGCGCGTATGTCGTTCGCGTCCATCGTAGAGCGAATAACTGAAGCTACTTCTGATGGCCTAACTACGATGTTGTTTTTAATCGCTCCCTGAGGAGCTGCGCTTATGCCAGCGCTCTTTAGGAGTGGTTTTTGGTGATTTATGTCAAGCTCCATCAGCTTAATAGTGTGAGAGCCAATATCAATACTAAGGATATCGTCTTGGTTTTTTTTGCCAAAAAGGCCAGCTAGAAAATTTATTATCATGGCAACAATCCTTTTAATGGTACCAGGCGGAGTGACTGCACTCTTATAAAAACTCTATCGGCTGACTTACAAAAAAGTTTCAGTGTTGATAATCTTTTCGCTCGCCTAGTAGATTATATTAACCGGTTAGAGAAATGTAGCGTTATTATGGTAGGAAAAAGCTAAACGTGAATAATGCTGTAAGTGCCCAGGATGACTTCGCCTTTGAGGTAGTCGTAAGTGGCGTGCCGATGTCACTGTACTACCTAAGCTCGGTTGAGTGCGTAAATGTGGATATAGGCCACAGGGTGGAAGTGAGTGTTGGTAGGCGGATAACCAGTGGATGGGTAGTGGGCAGGGAGTTATTGGATGAGGTAGTAAGGCGCATTTTGCCGGAGAAGAGAAGTCGGGCTCAAGCAAAGGCTAAGGCGGAGCAGAGCACGGCTTTGGACAAAAAAGCCGCGGGCAAAATCGCTCTAAAACCCATACTTTCTTCATGTCGCGCGTTTTCGACTGATCAGTTTGAGCTTTTTAAGTGGATTGCTGATTACTACGGAGCAAGTTTAGCCGATGTAATTGACAATGCTGTTCCAACTATCAAGCATTCAAAACCCATTGCTGTGGCGAGATTGGCTGAGAAAGCATTTAGTAGTTTGAAAAATTCTCCTAAATGGCTAAGTGATTTGGCTAACAGAGCTTCAGTGCAGGCAAAAATTATCGAAGTATTGCAAAGTTCGGTTAGTCCAGTTGCCGTTTCTGTTTTAAATCAGATTAGCCCGTCTTCTAATAGCGC from Deltaproteobacteria bacterium includes the following:
- a CDS encoding PilN domain-containing protein — encoded protein: MIHINLLGEKPDYSGIYAIQLLSFGLVVLLSLGTCTFLYSDLSDSLAKINDKKSTLELDLIKLKKVTKRVEDLEKNKKLLQEKLVTIAKLKAKKHGPVHILDEMAKAIPERAWLLDLKEKAGTLEVSGIAIDNPTIASFMNRLEESKYFGSVDLVHSTQKFVNDIKLKEFLLRVQVNDLLTLRADAQKSATNKPAELEALEKSMENNIPKI
- the pilM gene encoding type IV pilus assembly protein PilM is translated as MIINFLAGLFGKKNQDDILSIDIGSHTIKLMELDINHQKPLLKSAGISAAPQGAIKNNIVVRPSEVASVIRSTMDANDIRATRVVTAIPGPCVFTKKITVSSTSVKELEENIQFEARNYVPHNINDIHLDYQILKTNGKSSMEVLLVAVKNEIISSFAETIAQADLEFSIADVDYFALENMFLMNYPEEKGTIAILNIGSRYSSVNLLQDGKSIFTGDISVGGKLYTNALCETLDLKPEEAEQAKMGNLPSGLDQHLVTETIERTTEHVASELHRQLGFFWNAAATDKSIESIYICGGGSLVHGLIEELNSKVGINCKLIDTFKRIATGPEFDRDYLAEIGPSMALSIGLASRRLGDKVHAVE